From the genome of Vicinamibacterales bacterium, one region includes:
- a CDS encoding PQQ-binding-like beta-propeller repeat protein — protein MLAALSATASAANQEWPQWRGPGGHGISAERDLPLEWAAAAAGTPAVNIKWKTEIPGRGHSSPIVWRNRLFVTTAIKGAHVPGRKAPVHLDFNRQPGYVHPDTLDVDYRHTLKVFAVDTATGKIVWERTAYDGTMADDRHKKNTYATSTMVTDGERAYAFFESAGLYAYSFEGSLAWKKDLGPIIKAGMGPGTSPILYKDLIIVQCDQEMGDGSFLIALNRRNGDEVWRTARAHRRSWATPLVVSAGNRDELIASGAESVVAYDPATGKELWKARGTVSHPIPSAVTTRGVVLLTAGSSSKNALAVRPGSGELLWTYNKGAAYVPSPIALGDYFYMVSDAGLMTCLDAVTGERKYEGGRPPVPATFTASPIAFDDKILLTSEDGDTFVVKAGPVHEVLRTNSVGEPVYASPAVANGTIYIRGERHLFAIGKTR, from the coding sequence TTGCTCGCGGCGCTCAGCGCAACGGCCAGCGCCGCGAACCAGGAATGGCCGCAATGGCGCGGCCCCGGCGGGCACGGCATCTCCGCCGAAAGGGACCTGCCGCTCGAATGGGCCGCCGCGGCAGCAGGCACCCCGGCCGTCAATATCAAGTGGAAGACTGAAATCCCCGGTCGCGGCCACTCGTCGCCGATCGTCTGGCGCAACCGCCTCTTCGTCACCACCGCGATCAAAGGAGCGCACGTGCCCGGCCGGAAGGCGCCCGTGCACCTGGATTTCAACCGGCAGCCCGGCTACGTGCACCCCGATACGCTCGACGTCGATTACCGGCACACGCTGAAGGTCTTCGCCGTCGACACCGCGACCGGGAAGATCGTCTGGGAGCGCACCGCCTACGACGGCACGATGGCCGACGATCGCCACAAGAAGAACACCTACGCGACATCGACGATGGTGACGGACGGCGAGCGCGCGTACGCATTCTTCGAGTCCGCGGGACTCTACGCCTACTCGTTCGAGGGCTCCCTGGCCTGGAAGAAGGATCTCGGGCCGATCATCAAGGCCGGGATGGGACCCGGCACCTCCCCCATCCTCTACAAGGACCTGATCATCGTGCAGTGCGATCAGGAAATGGGCGACGGGTCGTTCCTGATCGCCTTGAACCGCAGGAACGGCGACGAAGTGTGGCGGACGGCGCGCGCGCACCGGCGCAGCTGGGCGACGCCGCTCGTGGTGAGCGCCGGGAATCGCGACGAGCTGATCGCCTCCGGGGCCGAGTCGGTCGTCGCCTACGATCCGGCGACCGGCAAGGAGTTGTGGAAGGCCAGGGGGACCGTCAGCCATCCGATCCCGAGCGCCGTGACGACCAGGGGCGTCGTCCTGCTGACCGCCGGCAGTTCGTCCAAGAATGCGCTCGCCGTGCGCCCGGGCAGCGGCGAGCTGCTGTGGACCTACAACAAGGGGGCCGCCTACGTCCCCTCGCCGATCGCGCTTGGCGACTACTTCTACATGGTGAGCGACGCCGGGCTGATGACCTGCCTCGACGCGGTGACCGGCGAACGGAAATACGAGGGGGGCCGTCCACCGGTGCCGGCAACCTTCACCGCCTCGCCGATTGCGTTCGACGACAAGATCCTGCTGACCAGCGAGGACGGCGACACGTTCGTCGTCAAGGCCGGCCCGGTGCACGAAGTGCTGCGGACGAATTCGGTCGGCGAGCCGGTCTACGCTTCCCCTGCCGTCGCCAATGGCACCATCTACATACGCGGCGAGAGACACCTCTTCGCGATAGGCAAGACGCGATGA